ATTTACATCATCAGTGGTGAGGAGTTGATCAAGTTGGCAAAGGACTACATCAAGTATGTCTTCAAAGGAACTGAGAGTGTTCGCTTGAAGCGAGTCCTGAACCAATGGAGAAGGTTCTTCAGGAGGGTAACTGAGAAAAAAGTATTTGATAAGCATTGGTTGGAAAGGAAAATTATCAACACCCCAACCTGGTGGGATAATCCTTAAAAGTACCGTCACTTACTTAGGGATGACTCAGAAACAAAACAGCTTAGGCCTTATGGGGAATCGACTTCTTAAGACCCTCGTGGAGAATCAACTTCTAAAGGGTCATATGAGGAATCATATCAGGAGGAGGATGACTGTTGAGCTGTAAATTTGGTGAAAGTATTGGTCAAGGTTTGGTAGTTTTGGCCATAATTGAGTATAGAGGAGATCAAAGTTCTTATTTTTCTGAACTTTTGATGAAACCAGTAGCAATGGTTTGTTAAGAGTATATAGAAATATGCATGTGTTTATTGATGGAGTATTACTGCACTATCTACCTTTTTTCCTTTCATGGTTTTGAGCTACTTGAATGGATGGTAAGTAATAACTAATTCTCAGTTTGAGATATGAAATTGTCTCAGAGTTTATTCTAAGCCATAAATCCCTTTAGACTTGTACATAGACAAAAGTTCGAatgaagaaatgaagaaagagacAATATTTTTCAGAACACAAAACAATGTCAAAAGCTATTATAAATTTGTAAGTACAAGAATACATTGACACATCAAAAAACAATAGCCAAGCATTA
This genomic interval from Humulus lupulus chromosome 8, drHumLupu1.1, whole genome shotgun sequence contains the following:
- the LOC133796539 gene encoding uncharacterized protein LOC133796539, with protein sequence MLLGRNHLGLLRARNSRGGGGGGGPDGSGGSKDEGFSGILDETLQVVLATVGFIFLYIYIISGEELIKLAKDYIKYVFKGTESVRLKRVLNQWRRFFRRVTEKKVFDKHWLERKIINTPTWWDNP